TAAACGCGTCCACCGTTCCCCGTTACTTGCACACGGTGGATGGCGCGTTGGTCACTGGCGCCTTTTTCGTCATGGGCATCTCGGCCTGGTACCTGCTCCGTCGCCGGGAAGTGGTCTTTGCCAAGAAGTCGATGAAATACGCGCTCACCCTGGCCCTTGTGGCGTCGCTCGCTCAGATCCCCATTGGGCATATGCACGCCGTACAGGTCGCCCAGACTCAACCGGAAAAGCTGGCCGCCATCGAAGGCCACTTTGAAACAGAAAAGGGGGCTTCCCTCCTCCTCTTCGGCATCCCCGATGAAAAAGCCGGCGTCACCCACTTCAAGATCGGGATCCCCAAAGCGCTCAGCCTGCTGGCGACAGACGACCTCAACGGAGAAGTGAAGGGATTGAACGCCTTTCCTAAGGAAGAGCGTCCTCCCGTATTCCTGCCCTTCCTCACCTTCCACATGATGGTCGGCCTCGGAACCTTCTTCATCCTCTTTTCGCTCTGGGGCATCTGGCTGATGCGCAAAGGCACGCTGCAGGACAGTCCCCTTTTCCTCAAACTGGCGCTCTGGTCGATCCCGCTCCCCCTCATCGCCAATGAGGTCGGCTGGATCGCCGCCGAGGTGGGCCGCCAGCCCTGGATCGTGTACAAGCTCCTGCTGACGGTAGATGGCATCTCCTACACCGTGCCGGCCTGGCAGATTCTCGCCTCGATCATCCTCTTCGTGCTTGTCTACAGCCTGCTCTTTGTCGTCTGGTTCTACCTGCTGCGCAAAAAACTGGCGGCCGGACCTGAGGCTTTCGCGACAGCCGCAGGCGCCAATAAAACCGGAACGGGGGTGGGCGTATGATGGAACTGCAGATCACCTGGTGGGTGCTCATCGGCGTACTCCTGCTCGGCTACGCCCTGCTGGATGGTTTTGACCTGGGCGTCGGCGCCCTCTACCTGCTGACGAAGGACCCGGAAGAACGCAAGCGCCTGATCTACTCGATCGGCCCCTACTGGGACAGCAATCAGGTCTGGCTGCTCACTGGCGGCGGCGCCATCTTTGCCGCTTTTCCCATGGTCTACGCCACCGTGTTCAGCGGTTTCTATCTCGCCCTGATGCTGGTTCTCTTCGCCCTTATCTTCCGGGCCGTATCGCTCGAGTATCAGCACCAACTGGACAGCCCCGGCTGGCGCAAGTGGTGGGATCTCGGCTTCGGAATCGGCAGCCTGCTTCCATCGATCCTCTACGGCGTGGCTGTCGGCAACATCCTACGGGGCATCCCCCTCGATGCAAAGGGCGGCTACCTGGGCGACTTCCTGAGCCTGCTCAATCCCTACTCGCTCGTGATGGGTCTTGTCAGTCTTTGCCTCTTCGCCATGCACGGCGGCGCCTTCATCATTTCCCAGAGCGACGGCGCTCTCCAGCAGAAAGCCCGCCGTTGGGCTCGCGCCGCCTGGCTGGCGCTGATCCCCCTCTTCCTCATCGGCACAGCTTGGAGCTATCTGGGCACCCCCAGGCTCTTTGGCAATTACCTCAGCGTTCCCCTGATCTGGGTGCTCCCCTTGATCGCCCTGATCGGGCTTGCCTATTTCCCCGTCGCCTTAAAAGGCGGTCGCGCTTACGCCCCGCTCAGCGCTTCGGCCCTGACCATCTTCGGTCTGCTGTCCACCCTGGCGGCGAGCCTCTTCCCTTATATCGTTCCAGCGTCCAACAACCTGGCCAACAGCCTCACCGTCTTTACGGCATCCTCATCGGAGCGGACATTGATGATCATGTTGATTTTGGCGCTGATCGGCCTGCCGATTGTGTTGACCTATACGGCCTATATCTACCGGACTTTCATCCGGAGAGGACGGTCGGTTTCGACAGGAAATCATTTCAGCGTGAAGTCTTGAGCACTCAATCCGATATTTTATTAACCGCCGGCAACCAAGCCGGCGGTTTTTTCTTCTTACAGGCACCGCCACACGGCCAACATTCAGTAGCCTCCGATATCCAACAGCAAAAATCCCCCGGATCAACCAATCCGGGGGATTTTTGCGTCTGTAATGGCCTTATCCGTTCCGGCTCACGCGCGTGAATCCGGCGCAGGGCACGATCTCCACACCGCGCTTTTCCAGTTCGTCGAGCAACAGATTCATCCCCAAGGAATCGCTGGCCATGTGACCGGCGATGACCACATTGATGTGGTTCTTCTCCGCTTCCTTGCGGTGCTTTTCGCCCATGTGCATGCCGACAATGGTGCCGACGCCGGCCTGGACCAGTTTGGCGTAGGCGTCTTCCGAGCCGGAGGTGCCGCCGGTCATGTCGACCATCACTTTGCCGCAGCGACCTTCTTTGCGGCCCGCAAAAAGGGTCGGACCCGATCCGGCCCGTGCGGCCTCCTTGTATTCGGGGATCTCTTTGAGCAGATTGAGGATATCACCGACGGTAGCAGGCTTCTTCTCGTCGATCCGCTTTTCCAAAAAAGTCTGCACCTGGTTGTCAGCCGGCGTATGGACGCACATCATGGACAAACCCATGAGGCGGGCGGCGTCAACGGCGCGGTTGTGGTTCAAGGGGGCGAGGCCGCGCTTGACTTCGCTGATCCGGCTGGCCATGATCCCCTCGGCCACATTGATCGGCACGCCCACTTTGGCCAGCAAGTCTTCCTGCATATGCATCACATCGTGCAGAGCCGACAAGGCCTTGCCTTCCGGGTGGTGAGCGATAATCAGGTCGATGGCACGACCTTTCTCGCCAAGCCGGTCAGCCAACAACACCTCACCGACTTCCATGTCAATGCCGACGAGCACCCGTTTGACCTCTCGATCGGGCTCGCCCACGAGGAGCCGCGTGTCACTGTAGGGGTTGGTCAACGATTCCTGATCGTAGTTTTCCTTCTCTTCATCCTTCAGTTCGGCAAACTGCTTTTTCCGCTGGTTCAGTTGACGGTCCACATCCGCCCGTCCCCGTGGATCGGCGTCGATCCCTTTGGCGACAAAAAGTTCGTAAATCTCGCGGGCTTTCATATCCTCAACCTCCTGTATCCGTTTCCTCTATCCATTTCATGCACCTGTACCCGTTTCTATTTCCTCGATCCGTCGCTGATCCCCTTTAGCCTTTGGGCCGGGAGAGAATCTTTTTCACCTCTGCCAGGGGTTTCGTGTTCAAGATGTCCTCCCGCTCCAACCCGGCCCGCCGCGCGTTGGCGACGCCGAAAGCCATTTCGCTCAACCGGGCGCGGTCATGGGCGTCTGTATTGATGGCGATCATGACGCCTCGCTCTTTGGCCAGACGGGCATGGGGGGCTGAGAGATCGAGCCGGTCGGGCGAAGAGTTGATCTCAAGGATGGTCCCCGTCTTGGCGGCCAGGTCGAGCAACCAGTCGATGTCTACATCATAAGGTTCCCGCGTGCCGATCAACCGGCCGGTCGGGTGGCCGATGATGTCCACATGGGGATTTTTCAAGGCCGTTTCGAGACGGCTATGAACCTTCTGACGTTCCTGACGCAAACCTGTGTGCACGGAGGCGATGACCACATCCATCTCTCTCAATATGTCATCGGCGTAATCAAGACGTCCGTCGCCGAGGATATCCATCTCAATCCCCGAAAAGACGGTAAAATCCTTCTCCCGCGCAGCCAGTTGGCGGATCGCCCGCTGCTGTTCCCGCAGTTTCGTCTCCGAAAGCCCACGGGCGACCGTCAAGGACTGAGAATGGTCGGTGATGGCCATATAGGCGTAGCCTCGATCCCTTCCGGCCCCTATCATTTCCTCCAGCGACGATACACCGTCACTCCAATTGGTGTGGATATGAAAATCACCCAGGATGTCGTTCATTTCTACCAACTGGGGAAGGGTTCCCCCTTCCGCCTGGGAGACCTCCTGTCCTGATTCCCGCAATTCCGGCGGAATCCAGGGGAGTCGGAGACCTTCATAAAAGGCTTCCTCCGCTTCCTGGGAGGAGATAAACCGGCGCCAGTCGCCATCATCCCTTCGGGGAGCGTCCCATTGTTGACAGATCAGTTCTCCTCCCGACTCGTCGGTCACGGCTTTGGCCGGCAAGGCGCCCCGGCTTCGCAAGGCTGACCAGTGCTGGGCCGTTCCTGTCGTTTCCACCCAGCGGGCGATGAAATCGGACTCAGGGGTGATCTCGACGCGGACCGGCAGGCCAAAGGCGAAGGCGAAGCGAACAAATCCAGGGCCTTCAACCAGCACTTTCGCCGCTGAGGGATGTTTTTTCACGAGGGCCAGGAGCGCCTCCGGTTCGTGAGAAGCGACGAGCAGGTGGATCTCCTCTACGACCTCCTGGCTGCGACGCAGGTCGCCGGTGATTTCGGCGCGACTCACCTCGGGGAGGTTTTGCAAAAAGCGGAGAAGTTCCTCCGCCAGCGGCTTGGCCACGCCAAGACCGAACTTCCCCGAACGCCGTCGCAGCATCTCGGCGCCGCGAATGACCGCGAGCTCTGTCTTGGCGGCGATGCCCGGCAACAGGCGCAACCGGTGTTTGCGGGCGCCCTCCTCCAGTTCATCCAGCGTCGTATAGCCTTCGGCAAAAAAGGTCCGCACTGCCCGTAGGCCGATGCCAGGCAGTTGCAGCATGTCAAGCACACCAGGCGGGACCTTCTCCCGCAGTCGCTGCAGTTGGCGGCTCTCGCCGGCTTGCAGCAGTTCGTCGATCTCGCTGCAGAGCCCCTTGCCGATGCCGTCGATCTTTGCCAACTGTCCACGGGCGGACAGGACAGAGACAGGAGTTTCCAGCCCTTCGATAACCCGGGCGCCCTTGCGGATGGCTCTCACCTTGAAGGGGTTCTCTCCCAGGATCTCCAGCAGGTTGGCCATCTCGACCAGCGCCCAGGCGATTTCCTGGTTGTGCACGGCTTTCCCTCCTTCCGGCTATTGTGCCCAAGGGGCAAGGAAAAAAGCGCCGGAACCCGGCGCTCACCTTTGCGATGGTTCTCATTTGGGGGAACTGGAATCCTCAAGGAGTTTGATCAGATCGTCATAGTCCTCCTGAAGTTTGGCCAAGTCATGGGCGAAGTGCAAGGCCGCCATCACGGCCACCTTGGAGACGGAAAGGTGGGGGCCCTTGCTGGCGATCTCCTGCATCCGTTCGTCGACAGTGGCGGCCAGTTGCCTCATCTGTTGCGGCGTCAAGGGACTCCGGATCGTATAGGGTTCACCGTAGATGTGTACGGTCGTTTTGTGGACTTCTTCTGGCACAGGTAGTTCCCCCTCGACAACGACAGCGCTCGATGAATCCGCCAAAGCCATTCTTCGACGAATCCACTACCGATATGACTTAACTCTGCAAAGAATCTCTTTCTAGGCGAGGAATTGATTCCCTCTTCGCTGCCGCTGTCGAAAAAACCTTCTTCAATTACCGTCCAAGAGGCGCTTTATTTACCGGAACCGGGCGCCAAGGCGTTCGGCAAGGGCGGCTTTGATGGCCTCGTGGCGGTTGTTGACCTCTTCGTCGGTGAGGGTGCGATCGGGCGCCTGGTAGCGGAGGGTGTACGCCAGGCTACGGTACCCCTGGGCGATCTGATTGCCCTGGTAGACATCGAAGAGGCGCCACCGCTCCAGGATATCGCCACCCATCTCAGCGATCACCGCTTCCACTTGGCCGGCCAGGATATCGAGGGGCAGCACCATGGCCATATCGCGATCGGTGGAAGGATAACGGGGCAGCGGCGTATACTCCCCTTTGGCCCGGGCGAGCAGGATCAACGCCGACAAGTCAAGTTCCATGACAACGGGTCGCGCCGACAGGTCATAGGCCTCACGCGCATCGGGATGGACCTCGCCGAGGACGCCCAGGTCGATCTCCACGCCCTCCCGCTCCACGGTGAGCCGCGCCGACCGTCCGGGATGCAGGTAGGGAACCGCCCGTTCCGGACGCCAGGTCACATTGTCGATCTTCAGGGCTGCCAGCAGTTTTACGACGACGCCCTTGAGATAATAAAAATCGAGGGTCTGAGGTTTGCCGCTCCAGTGGATCGACTCGTCGCCCATCACGAGCGCCGAAACCTTCCAGGGTTCGGCGGGCAGTTCCTTTAACGGCAGCGCCCGCGGCGAGAAGGTGCCGCCGACCTCGAAGATGGCCAGATCGGCGATCCGGCGGCTGGCGTTGCGGGCAGCCACTTCCAACAGGCCCGGCAAGATGGATGGACGGAGAACGCCCTGTTCTTCACTGAGCGGGTTTTGCACCGGCACGACCTGACGCATCGGGTCTTCGGCGGACAAACCGAGCCGGTCCAGATGGCGCGGGTTGATGAAGGAGAAGGTGACCACTTCGCGCAATCCGGCGCCGACTAGCGTATCGGCGATGCGTTCGCGCACCGTCTGGGGCCAGGTGCGTTGACCGACGGTGGTGTCGCCTTTCGGCAGTGTCGTCGGGATGCGATCATAGCCGTAGAGGCGAGCCACCTCCTCCGCCAAGTCATGTTCCCCTTGCATGTCCGGACGGTAGGTGGGCGCTTCCACAATGCCGGAAGGCATCTCTCCCTCCCCGGCGTGCTCAGCCCAACTGACAGGGAACCGCAGCCGCCGGAAGATGGCGTCCATCTCAGCGCCCGTCAACTGGGTGCCCAGGAGGGCATTGATCCGGTCAACAGAAAAGGGGATCGGAAGAGGGGCCACCTGCCGCAGGTAGTTGTCCACATGGCCGGGGACCACATCGGCCACGTTCAATTCGGCCACCAGCTGGGCGGCGCGGTTCATGGCCAAGGTGACCGTGTCGATGTTGACACCCTTCTCAAAGCGCTGGGACGCCTCGGAGCGCAAGCCCAATTGCCGGGCGGTGCGACGGATATTGGCGGGGTGAAAATGGGCCGCTTCCAGCAGAACCGTGGTCGTGCCGGCGGAAATTTCGCTGTTCAGCCCGCCCATGACACCGGCCAGGCCGACGGCTTTCTCCGGATCGGCGATGACCAGATTTTCGGCGTTCAATTCCCGCTCCTGCCCATCGAGGGTGACCAGTTTCTCACCGGTCCGGGCGCGACGGACGATGATATGGCCCTCGTTGATCCTGTCGTAGTCGAAGGCGTGCAGGGGATGGCCCAGTTCGAGCATGACATAGTTGGTGATGTCGACGATGTTGTTGATGGGGCGCATGCCGGCCGCCTGCAGCCGTCGCTGCATCCAGGCCGGTGACAGACCGGGGCGCAGGTTGGTGAAGAGCCGGGCGGCGTAACGGCCGCAGAGGTCGCCGTCTTCAATGGTGACCTTTACCCGCTCTTCGGCGCGTCCCGCTGCTTTTTCTACGACCGCCACCTCGGGCAGGCGCAGTTCGGCGCCGGTGATGGCCGCCACCTCGCGGGCCACATTGACGACTGCCAGGCAGTCGGCCCGGTTGGGCGTCAGCTCCAGTTCCAGCACGGGATCATCGAGGCCGAGGGCGGTCGCCGCCGGTTGGCCTGTCACCGTGTCGTCGCCGAGGATCAGGATGCCTTCCCGGTCTTCCGGAGCGATCGTCTTCTCCTCCAGGCCCAGTTCTTCGGCAGCGCAGAGCATCCCCGACGATGGGACGCCCCGCAACACCGACTCGTTGATGTGGACGCCATTGGGGAGATGGGCGCCCGGCAGGGCAACAGGGACTTTTTGTCCCACACGGACATTCTGGGCGCCTGTTACGATGGTGCGTACACCGTCGCCGGTGTCGACCCTGCAGATCCAAAGGCGGTCTGCCTCGGGGTGTTTCGTCATTTCGGCGATTTTTCCGACGACGACCTTATCGAGCCCCTTGTCCCGGCGCAGCACATTTTCTACGGCGATGCCGGAGCGGGTCATCTTCTCGCCCAGTTCGGCGGCTTCCAGGCCGGCGGTGACATAGTCGCTGAGCCAGTCTATCGATACGCGCATTTGTTTTCCACCTCGTTTGGTTTCTTCCTAGAACTGCGACAGGAACCGCATGTCGTTCTCATACAAGAGGCGCATGTCGTCGATGCCGTACTTGAGCATGGCGATGCGTTCGACGCCCATGCCGAAGGCGAAGCCGGTGACGTCTTGGGATGTGTAGCCGCCGTATTCGAGCACCCGGGGGTGAACCATGCCGGAACCGAGGATCTCCAGCCAGCCCGAGCCTTTGCAGACGCGGCAGCCGCTGCCGCCGCAGATGACGCAGGAGATGTCCACTTCGGCGCTCGGTTCGGTGAAGGGGAAGAAGGACGGGCGCAGTCGGATCTCCCGGTCGGGGCCGAACATCTGGCGGGCAAAGGTGAGCAAGGTTCCACGCAGGTCGCCGAAGGTGATTCCCTTATCGACGACAAGCCCCTCGACCTGATGGAACATGGGCGAGTGGGTGGCGTCGTCATCACGGCGGAAGACGCGGCCCGGGCAGATCACTTTCACGGGCAGTTGGGGACGGATGCGCTCCATGGCGCGGACCTGCACCGGCGATGTATGGGTGCGCAGCAGGATATCGGGGGTGATATAGAAGGAATCCTGCATGTCCCGGGCCGGATGGTCCGGAGGCAGGTTGAGGGCTTCAAAGTTGTAGTAGTCCAGTTCCACTTCCGGGCCCTCGGCGATCTCGTAGCCCATGCCGAGAAAAATCTGCTTGATCTCGTCGATGACCAGTGTGAGGGGGTGTTTGCCGCCGAGGGGCAGCACCCGGCCGGGCAGGGTGATATCGATGGACTCACTGGACAGGCGGGCCTGCTTTTCTTTTTCCTTCAGTTCCCGGCCCTTCTCTTCCAGCTTAAACTCCAGTTCAGCCCGCACCTCGTTGACAAGGGCGCCCATCAGCGGACGCTCTTCGGCGGGCAGGGCGCCAAGGCCGCGCAAGATGCCTGTCAGCGCTCCCTTTTTGCCGAGAATGCGAACGCGCCAATCCTGAAGCGCCTCCATCGTTTCGACGCTGCACAGCGATTCCGCCGCCTCGCGCCGGATCTGATCCAGTTGTTCACGCATTGTTAGACCTCCCGATTTTCCCAATTCGCCAAGAAAATAAAAAAACTCCCGATCCCCAAGGGGACGGAAGTCATTTCCGCGGTACCACCCCGCTAGGTTGCCCAAAAGAGCAACCCACTCGGCCGACTGATTCGTCGTTCCCCGGTAACGGAGGGAAACCGTCTAGACCTACCCACCCAGGAAGGCGGCCTTGCATCAGGGTGCTCTTTGCTCCCCCGAGTGTGGCCTGTCTTCCAGGCTTCAGCCCGAAGCTCCCGGGCGAATTTCCTCCCCTCCGCTTCGACGTCGCTTCCAGTCCATGACGATCGTCTCCCTGGCAAGCGGTATGAGGAGTACTTCTCCCGATCAATGCCCTATCCTTTAATTATTGCACCAGTAACCGCCGGTAGATCATATACGCTGCAACGGAACCCGTCATTTCAAAGATACGCCAGAAAAAGTCAGCGGGAAACACCGACGACCACAACCTTTCTGCGTTCCAGGGTCCACCAGCTAGGGAAATTATATCATAGCCCCTTTTTCGAAGCAACTGAGCGATGGCGGGCCGCTTCGAAAAGGAGCACGGCCGATGCGACGGCAGCGTTAAGCGATTCGACCGGCGGCGCCAGGGGGATGCGCACCAGCAGCCCCGCCCGCTCCCGCCAAATCGGCTGGGGGCCGTGGGCCTCGCTGCCGATGACAATGGCAAGCCCTTCCTTCATCCAAGGGGCTTCATAATAGGGGACGCCGTCACGGGCATCGGCGACAGCCAGGGCAATCTCCCGTTCCCGCATGGCGGAAGCGAGCCCTTCGGCCGAGGGGGCCGTCGCCACAGGCAGGCGAAACAGCGCCCCCATGGTCGCCCGGATCACCTTGGGACTGTACGGATCAACAACACCCGGCGTGAGCAGGACGCCGGTCACACCGGCCGCCTCGGCTGTCCGGACGATCGTGCCCAGGTTGCCCGGATCCTGCACACCGTCAACGATCAGCAAAAAGGGCGCCGGAACATCGAGTAGGGCTTCCCAGTCAGCCGGCGTCAGTGAAGCGGCGGCGACAATCCCCTGGCTCTGCTCCGTCTCGGTGATCGTGGCGAGGGCGCGCTCGTCCACCTCTAAGCAGTCGACGCCAGCAGCAGCCAGGCCTTCAAGCAATGAGCGCCCCCGCGGCAGGGACGACACCCGCGCCGTATATAGGCAGTAGGCCAGCGAGACCGCCGAGGCGACCGCCTCTTCGACAAGGCGTACCCCTTCGATCAGGTATTTGCCGGTAAGGCCCCGCTCCTTCTTTCGGGAGAGGGAGCGGGCCTCTTTCACATATTGGTTGTCTGGAGAGGTGATCATCAAACGGCGTCCCCCTCAAAGCGGTTTAGATCATCATTGGAACCGACGGCGACAAGTATGTCACCCTTTTCGATCATCGTATCAGCGCCGGGTGAAGCCAGCACCTCGTCGCCCTTGCGGACAGCGATGACGGTGATGCCGTAGCGGGCGCGCAGATCAGCCGCACCGATGGTCTGTCCGACAAAACGATCGGGACAACGAATTTCAACAAGCGAGTGAACAGGCGAGAGCTCCAAATAATCCATCACCGTGGAGGTGACAAGGGCGTGGGCCACTCGGACGCCCATATCCCGCTCCGGGTAGACAACCCGGTCGGCGCCTACCTTGGTTAACACCTTGCCGTGCAGGTCGTTCTGAGCTTTTGCCACCACATGGCGGACGCCCATGTCTTTGAGAATGACGGTCACCAGGATGTTCGCTTGCACATCGGAACCGATGGCGACGATGACTGTATCGAAGTTGCGGATGCCGAGCTTTTTCAGCACTTCTTCGTCTTTGGCGTCAGCCTGCACCGCATGGGTGACGAAATCGGCGATCTCGTTGATCCGTTCTTCCGAACTGTCAATGGCCAGCACCTCATAACCCATGCGAAAGAGGGTTTTGGCCACACTTGTGCCGAATCGCCCCAAACCGATGACGGCGAAGAGCTTTTCCGTTTTCACTTTGGCCATATCTGAATCCCTACCCCACCATAATTTTTTCTTCCGGATAACGCAGCTTCGCCAAAACATTGCCGCTCAGGGCGATAGCGAGTGTCAACGGCCCCACCCGGCCGGCAAACATCGTCAGGGCAATAAGGACACGACCAAAGTCGCTCAAGTGGGAGGTCACACCCATCGTGAGCCCAACTGTGCCAAAAGCCGAAGTCGCTTCAAAGAGCAAGGCCAGAAAATCAGCATCTTCTGTGATCGTCAGCAGCATGGTGACGGTGATCACAAGCAGGACTGCCATGACGGTAATCCCGATGGCCTTGTAGATGGTGTCTGGCGGGATGCGCCGCTCGTAAAAACCCACATCGATCTTCCCCTGGCGCATGCTCCAGACTGCGGCCAACAGGGCCGCCAAAGTTGTCGTCTTAATGCCGCCGCCGGTAGAGCCTGGAGAGGCGCCGATAAACATGAGGATGACCATCAGAAACTGGGTCGCCGGTTTGAGATCGGCGATGCTCACTGTGTTGTAACCAGCCGTCCGCGGCGTCACGCTCTGAAAATAGGCAGCCAGCAGCTTGCCGTCCCATCCCAGTACCCCCAGGGTCTTGGGATTGTTGAACTCAAGAAAAAAAATCGCCACAGCGCCGACAATGATCAGGGCGATCGTCATAGTCCAGACCAGTTTGGTATGGAGGCTGAAACGCCGTATTTCCCGGTAGCGGAAGGTCTCGGCGATAACGGTGAAACCCAGTCCGCCAAAGATGATCAACGACGAGATGGTCAGGTTGACGATCGGATCGTCCACATAGCCGGTGATGCCGCGAAAACCGCCGAAGAGATCAAAACCGGCGTTGCAAAAGGCGGAGATGGAGTGGAAAAAGCCGTAATAGAGCCCTTTCCCTAGGCCCATCTGCGGAATAAATCGCAACGACAAGACGACGCCGCCGATCCCTTCAATGAGAAAGGTGGTCAGCAAGACATGGCGGGCGAGGCGGACAACCCCCTGGACAGAGAGGCTGTTCAAGGCTTCCTGCATGAGCAAGCGTTCCTTCAGGTTGATCCGCTTGCCCATCAGGAGGTAGATCAGGGTGGCCATGGTCATAAAGCCCAACCCGCCCACCTGGATCAGGGTGATGATGATCAACTGGCCCACAAGGGAGAAGTTGTCATGGGTATCGACGACGACAAGGCCGGTCACGCAGACAGCCGATGTGGCCGTAAACAATGCGTCCAAGAAACGCGTCCCCAGACCGCTCCGTGACGCCATCGGGGTGCTGAGCAGGAATCCCCCGATCAGGATAATCAAAGCGAAACCGGCCACAAGCACCCGGGCCGGCGACAGCCCGTAATTGGGCCGCTTCCCCTGCACGTAGGGGGCAAAAATGGGTCTGGGCGGTTCATACCTGTGCATAGAGGAACAGTCCATCCTGTCTTTATGTTGGTTCCGTCACCAGGGATCCATGATCTATCGGCTAGTCTCCCCAGAAAAACAGACATGACCCCACGGCCATGTCTGCTTATTCAATCACTCGATTTGATTTTAGGCGTTCACTTTCGCCTTGGCCACATCGACGAGCTTGGCGAAAGCCGCCATGTCGTTGACAGCCAGATCGGCGAGCATCTTGCGGTTGACAGCGACGCCGGCTTTTTTCAGGCCGTTCATCATGGTGCTGTAAGAGATGCCGTTCATCCGGGCAGCAGCATTGATCCGGGTGATCCAGATCTTGCGGAAGTCGCCCTTCTTCTTCTTGCGGTGGGCATAAGCGTAGGACAGCGCCTTCATGACCGCCTGGTGGGCGGTGCGGAAGAGCTTGGAATGAGCGTTGCGGTAGCCGCGAGCGAGTTTAAGAATTTTTTTATGTCGTTTACGGGACATGGGACCCGTCTTGACACGAGCCATACAAAGACCTCCTGTGCTGCCTGAGGCGTATTTTCAATAGAGAAAGAGACCGGCTGGCCGGCTTAGAGATAAGGAAGCAGTTCCTTCAGCTTCGGCGTGTCTTCCTTGGCGACGACAGAGGTGCCGCGGAGCTGGCGCTTGCGCTTGGCCGACTTCTTCTCCAGGATGTGACGGGTGAAGGCGTTTTTGGCTTTGAATTTGCCGGAGGCGGTTTTCTTGAACCGTTTGGCCGCCCCGCGGTGCGTTTTCATTTTAGGCATGTCGTTCAACTCCTCAATGCGAGTAAAGGGGCGATTATTCGGCGGCGTCTCCGGTGGCCGGGGTTGCCGCTTTCTCAGCCGTTTTGGCATCCCGAGGCTTCTCGGCGCGAGGTTCCCGCTGGGTCTCGGCTTTCGGCGCCAGGATCATGATCATGTTGCGGCCTTCCACCTTGGCGTCGCGTTCCACATTGGAAATGGGTCGACAGACCTCAGCCAATCGGACACACAACTGCCGGCCCAACTCGGGGTGGGTGATCTCCCGTCCACGGAACATGATCGTGACCTTGACCTTGTCGCCGTCCTCCAAAAAGCGGATGGCGTTGCGGGCCTTCGTGTCAAAATCGTGGTCCTCAATGTTCGGGCGCAGTTTAACCTCTTTGATACTGACAATTTTCTGTTTTTTGCGAGCTTCCCGTTCCCGTTTGCTCTGCTCAAACTTATACTTGCCGTAATCCATGATCCGGCAT
The nucleotide sequence above comes from Heliomicrobium gestii. Encoded proteins:
- a CDS encoding cytochrome ubiquinol oxidase subunit I; this encodes MDVVLLSRIQFAVTAGFHFIFPPLTIGLSWLIVLMQTRYLQTGEELYQRMTRFWLKIFAITFVVGVATGITMEFQFGTNWSEYSRFVGDIFGGPLAAEALFAFFLESAFMGILIWGADRVSKKVYWFSSLMVAVGSTLSALWIIIANSWQQTPAGYHIVNGRAELVDVKAALLNASTVPRYLHTVDGALVTGAFFVMGISAWYLLRRREVVFAKKSMKYALTLALVASLAQIPIGHMHAVQVAQTQPEKLAAIEGHFETEKGASLLLFGIPDEKAGVTHFKIGIPKALSLLATDDLNGEVKGLNAFPKEERPPVFLPFLTFHMMVGLGTFFILFSLWGIWLMRKGTLQDSPLFLKLALWSIPLPLIANEVGWIAAEVGRQPWIVYKLLLTVDGISYTVPAWQILASIILFVLVYSLLFVVWFYLLRKKLAAGPEAFATAAGANKTGTGVGV
- the cydB gene encoding cytochrome d ubiquinol oxidase subunit II — encoded protein: MMELQITWWVLIGVLLLGYALLDGFDLGVGALYLLTKDPEERKRLIYSIGPYWDSNQVWLLTGGGAIFAAFPMVYATVFSGFYLALMLVLFALIFRAVSLEYQHQLDSPGWRKWWDLGFGIGSLLPSILYGVAVGNILRGIPLDAKGGYLGDFLSLLNPYSLVMGLVSLCLFAMHGGAFIISQSDGALQQKARRWARAAWLALIPLFLIGTAWSYLGTPRLFGNYLSVPLIWVLPLIALIGLAYFPVALKGGRAYAPLSASALTIFGLLSTLAASLFPYIVPASNNLANSLTVFTASSSERTLMIMLILALIGLPIVLTYTAYIYRTFIRRGRSVSTGNHFSVKS
- a CDS encoding Nif3-like dinuclear metal center hexameric protein; the protein is MKAREIYELFVAKGIDADPRGRADVDRQLNQRKKQFAELKDEEKENYDQESLTNPYSDTRLLVGEPDREVKRVLVGIDMEVGEVLLADRLGEKGRAIDLIIAHHPEGKALSALHDVMHMQEDLLAKVGVPINVAEGIMASRISEVKRGLAPLNHNRAVDAARLMGLSMMCVHTPADNQVQTFLEKRIDEKKPATVGDILNLLKEIPEYKEAARAGSGPTLFAGRKEGRCGKVMVDMTGGTSGSEDAYAKLVQAGVGTIVGMHMGEKHRKEAEKNHINVVIAGHMASDSLGMNLLLDELEKRGVEIVPCAGFTRVSRNG
- the polX gene encoding DNA polymerase/3'-5' exonuclease PolX, whose product is MHNQEIAWALVEMANLLEILGENPFKVRAIRKGARVIEGLETPVSVLSARGQLAKIDGIGKGLCSEIDELLQAGESRQLQRLREKVPPGVLDMLQLPGIGLRAVRTFFAEGYTTLDELEEGARKHRLRLLPGIAAKTELAVIRGAEMLRRRSGKFGLGVAKPLAEELLRFLQNLPEVSRAEITGDLRRSQEVVEEIHLLVASHEPEALLALVKKHPSAAKVLVEGPGFVRFAFAFGLPVRVEITPESDFIARWVETTGTAQHWSALRSRGALPAKAVTDESGGELICQQWDAPRRDDGDWRRFISSQEAEEAFYEGLRLPWIPPELRESGQEVSQAEGGTLPQLVEMNDILGDFHIHTNWSDGVSSLEEMIGAGRDRGYAYMAITDHSQSLTVARGLSETKLREQQRAIRQLAAREKDFTVFSGIEMDILGDGRLDYADDILREMDVVIASVHTGLRQERQKVHSRLETALKNPHVDIIGHPTGRLIGTREPYDVDIDWLLDLAAKTGTILEINSSPDRLDLSAPHARLAKERGVMIAINTDAHDRARLSEMAFGVANARRAGLEREDILNTKPLAEVKKILSRPKG
- a CDS encoding cell division protein ZapA is translated as MPEEVHKTTVHIYGEPYTIRSPLTPQQMRQLAATVDERMQEIASKGPHLSVSKVAVMAALHFAHDLAKLQEDYDDLIKLLEDSSSPK